The Salinibaculum sp. SYNS191 genome has a window encoding:
- a CDS encoding rubrerythrin family protein, giving the protein MDGAALLDRVREDGQTELDRLGSEKALLAATEARLETDAVLVTAAAVLAEASETVASWSDAATADAAADVLQTAAETLGDARDRVVAELDDEVSTADIAAVDVPFLTLEADGDVERVATAAVALPLVLDRLFLQSVSFFVNEADTARADLFRDLRGATDDVLAAGQDALDAVCEDDADWDRAATAVTGTVDAAYDDYASRLDAMGFDPKPIC; this is encoded by the coding sequence ATGGACGGTGCTGCCCTGCTCGACCGCGTCCGCGAGGACGGTCAGACGGAACTGGACAGGCTCGGCTCGGAGAAGGCGCTGCTGGCGGCGACGGAGGCGCGCCTGGAGACAGACGCGGTGCTGGTGACCGCGGCGGCGGTGCTGGCAGAGGCCAGCGAGACGGTCGCGTCGTGGAGCGACGCCGCCACTGCCGACGCTGCCGCCGACGTGCTCCAGACGGCGGCGGAGACGCTCGGCGACGCGCGCGACCGGGTGGTGGCCGAACTCGACGACGAGGTGAGTACGGCCGACATCGCCGCCGTCGACGTGCCCTTCCTGACGCTGGAGGCCGACGGCGACGTCGAGCGGGTCGCGACTGCCGCCGTCGCCCTGCCGCTGGTCCTCGACCGCCTCTTTCTCCAGTCGGTGAGCTTCTTCGTCAACGAGGCCGACACGGCCCGGGCGGACCTGTTCCGGGACCTCCGCGGGGCGACGGACGACGTGCTGGCCGCCGGCCAGGACGCGCTCGACGCCGTCTGCGAGGACGACGCTGACTGGGACCGGGCGGCGACGGCCGTCACGGGGACCGTCGACGCGGCCTACGACGACTACGCCAGCCGACTCGACGCGATGGGGTTCGACCCGAAACCGATCTGCTGA
- a CDS encoding DUF6432 family protein: MRAKPEYRDRDTTEVAILDALADRSQDGMTVFELRSHVDADIDTLEGALADLKEDDLIEAEQENGRTVILPDESVVGPVDENEEPGLLDELRRRLPF, from the coding sequence ATGCGAGCGAAGCCGGAGTATCGCGACCGTGACACCACCGAAGTTGCGATACTCGACGCCCTGGCCGACCGGAGCCAGGATGGAATGACCGTCTTCGAACTCCGGTCACACGTCGACGCAGACATCGACACGCTCGAAGGGGCACTGGCCGACCTCAAGGAGGACGACCTCATCGAGGCCGAACAGGAGAACGGCCGCACCGTCATCCTACCCGACGAGTCCGTCGTGGGTCCCGTCGACGAGAACGAGGAACCGGGACTGCTCGACGAACTCCGCCGTCGCCTCCCGTTCTGA
- a CDS encoding DUF7093 family protein produces the protein MSFKCSVFGHRFGDPEVEREREEQGSEVVITITETETCKRCGERRVVSENKEVTTLETPSDIVGDDLHEDDDGDADDDDGGVDDDAGEQEPVESAPTAAAPETTDDAEVIDEAEDDGAEVPPSTADADGETVDSAESGTADPTAWPQEDDPEPAEDDAVILDEDGDEADDDGRAPGEWPDEDDDGDDDWAPSTDPDLQAVEDEQPDVEPTSTAVTVPEGEFYCPECEFTTAVEASSLREGDFCPECHRGSLTHRAAED, from the coding sequence ATGAGTTTCAAGTGTTCGGTGTTCGGCCACCGCTTCGGCGACCCGGAGGTCGAACGGGAGCGCGAGGAGCAGGGCAGCGAGGTCGTCATCACCATCACGGAGACGGAGACCTGCAAGCGCTGCGGGGAGCGACGCGTCGTCTCCGAGAACAAGGAGGTGACGACGCTGGAGACGCCCTCGGACATCGTCGGCGACGACCTCCACGAGGACGATGACGGGGACGCGGACGACGATGACGGGGGCGTGGACGACGACGCGGGCGAGCAGGAACCGGTCGAGTCGGCACCGACGGCCGCCGCGCCGGAGACGACCGACGACGCGGAGGTCATCGACGAGGCCGAGGACGACGGGGCGGAGGTCCCACCGTCGACAGCCGACGCCGACGGCGAGACAGTCGACTCGGCGGAGTCGGGGACTGCGGACCCGACGGCCTGGCCCCAGGAGGACGACCCAGAGCCCGCGGAGGACGACGCGGTCATCTTGGACGAGGATGGCGACGAAGCGGACGACGACGGCCGCGCCCCCGGCGAGTGGCCCGACGAGGACGACGACGGCGACGACGACTGGGCGCCGAGCACCGACCCGGACCTCCAGGCGGTCGAGGACGAACAGCCCGACGTCGAGCCGACGAGCACGGCGGTGACGGTGCCCGAAGGCGAGTTCTACTGTCCGGAGTGCGAGTTCACCACGGCGGTCGAGGCGTCGTCGCTGCGGGAGGGTGACTTCTGCCCGGAGTGTCACCGCGGGTCGCTGACCCACCGGGCGGCCGAGGACTGA
- a CDS encoding DUF5611 family protein, whose protein sequence is MREYKMRRGEHLEDRVDDMEAFIEDYFGPITATEEYKNGELHVVEEPDNPVFQRVVAGTVEYSGKKNKLALDIVERPAEEVIAEGHVDAAEDAVNAKNDFLEEATGRDAKARRDSMKRDVEDDAEAPDNV, encoded by the coding sequence ATGCGTGAATACAAGATGCGTCGGGGCGAGCACCTGGAGGACCGCGTCGACGACATGGAAGCGTTCATCGAGGACTACTTCGGACCGATAACAGCCACTGAGGAGTACAAAAACGGCGAACTCCACGTCGTGGAGGAACCCGACAACCCGGTCTTCCAGCGCGTCGTCGCCGGCACCGTCGAGTACAGCGGCAAGAAGAACAAACTCGCGCTGGACATCGTGGAGCGCCCCGCCGAGGAGGTCATCGCCGAGGGGCACGTCGACGCCGCCGAGGACGCCGTCAACGCCAAGAACGACTTCCTGGAGGAGGCCACCGGCCGCGACGCGAAGGCCCGCCGCGACTCGATGAAACGCGACGTCGAGGACGACGCCGAAGCCCCCGACAACGTCTGA
- a CDS encoding ABC transporter ATP-binding protein, which produces MTAAIDARDMRKSYGDVQALDGLSFTVDEGEFFGLLGPNGAGKTTFINTLVGLARLDSGTAEVFGLDVREDYRAVRDRIGLAPQEYNVDRFFPIEEVLEHKAGYHGFGPREASERAADALETVGIAEKADTRFDWLSGGMKRRFMLARALVSDPDLLILDEPTAGVDVQLRRDLWSVIEDLNEAGTTILLTTHYIEEAERLCDRVAIIDQGRKVEVATPDDLTARGTDTVDVGFVDAPRTVPTFDHEGVVDARMDGDRLVVTARGSGSVVPAILRELEYAGHEVSDVDIRRASLEEVFVDMTRQEGAVQR; this is translated from the coding sequence CGTGCAGGCGCTGGACGGGCTCTCCTTCACTGTCGACGAGGGCGAGTTCTTCGGCCTGCTCGGGCCCAATGGGGCCGGCAAGACGACCTTTATCAACACGCTCGTCGGCCTGGCGCGCCTGGACAGCGGCACTGCCGAGGTGTTCGGCCTGGACGTCCGCGAGGACTACCGCGCGGTCCGGGACCGCATCGGTCTCGCACCCCAGGAGTACAACGTCGACCGCTTTTTCCCCATCGAGGAAGTCCTCGAACACAAGGCCGGCTACCACGGCTTCGGCCCCCGCGAGGCCAGCGAGCGCGCCGCCGACGCGCTGGAGACGGTCGGTATCGCGGAGAAGGCCGACACCCGCTTCGACTGGCTCTCCGGCGGGATGAAACGGCGGTTCATGCTCGCTCGCGCGCTCGTCTCCGACCCCGACCTGCTCATCCTCGACGAACCGACCGCCGGGGTGGACGTGCAACTGCGCCGGGACCTCTGGTCGGTCATCGAGGACCTCAACGAGGCCGGGACGACCATCCTGCTGACGACCCACTACATCGAGGAGGCCGAACGCCTCTGTGACCGCGTGGCCATCATCGACCAGGGCCGGAAGGTCGAGGTAGCGACGCCGGACGACCTCACGGCGCGGGGCACCGACACCGTCGACGTCGGCTTCGTCGACGCGCCCCGGACCGTGCCGACGTTCGACCACGAGGGCGTCGTCGACGCCCGGATGGACGGCGACCGCCTCGTCGTGACCGCCCGCGGCAGCGGGTCGGTCGTCCCCGCTATCCTGCGGGAACTGGAGTACGCCGGCCACGAGGTCAGCGACGTCGACATCCGGCGGGCCTCCCTGGAGGAGGTCTTCGTCGACATGACCCGCCAGGAGGGGGCGGTCCAGCGATGA
- a CDS encoding YbjQ family protein, translated as MPISTGDAVPGREIVETLGIARGNTVRARNVGRDITQGLRNLAGGELKAYSTLLSAARDEALERMQDDAAEMGADAVVTVRMETSQITNGGSEVIAYGTAVRLD; from the coding sequence ATGCCGATCAGCACTGGCGACGCGGTTCCGGGCCGGGAAATCGTCGAGACGCTCGGCATCGCCCGCGGGAACACCGTCAGGGCGCGCAACGTCGGCCGCGACATCACGCAGGGCCTGCGAAACCTCGCCGGCGGCGAACTGAAGGCGTACTCGACGCTGCTGTCGGCCGCCCGCGACGAAGCGCTGGAACGGATGCAGGACGACGCTGCGGAGATGGGGGCCGACGCCGTCGTCACCGTGCGCATGGAGACCTCCCAGATTACAAACGGCGGCAGCGAGGTCATCGCCTACGGGACCGCCGTCCGACTCGACTAG
- a CDS encoding DUF3179 domain-containing (seleno)protein: MERRRFLASLAAAGGLAGCLAPAATRRETVAGNGDTATPRRLEGPLGRLGFPPDICEEERKENPGIDVITDPATAGGWRAHAVDARYRLGDGPGLAPDATVIGLADGGTARAYPLSVLWYHEAVNDRLAGRPVLVTYCPLCRSGMVADRRLDGTVATFDATGLLWAAPQLQEAVAEREGRTFGARRRGGEAPLRHSGNVVLVDDVSGSYWSQILAKAICGPMARRTLDIVPSTVATWEEWRRDHPDTAVLLPPPHSGTVRGGTVADG, from the coding sequence ATGGAGCGACGGCGGTTCCTCGCGTCACTGGCCGCTGCGGGCGGCCTCGCCGGGTGTCTCGCACCGGCAGCGACGCGTCGGGAGACCGTCGCCGGGAACGGGGACACCGCAACGCCGCGCCGGCTGGAGGGACCGCTGGGTCGGCTCGGATTCCCGCCCGACATCTGCGAGGAGGAACGGAAGGAGAACCCGGGCATCGACGTCATCACCGACCCGGCGACGGCCGGCGGGTGGCGGGCACACGCCGTCGACGCGCGGTATCGACTCGGCGACGGGCCCGGACTCGCCCCCGACGCGACGGTCATCGGACTGGCCGACGGCGGGACTGCCCGCGCGTACCCGCTGTCGGTGCTGTGGTACCACGAGGCCGTCAACGACCGCCTGGCCGGGCGACCGGTCCTGGTCACGTACTGCCCGCTCTGCCGGAGCGGCATGGTCGCCGACCGGAGGCTCGACGGGACGGTGGCGACGTTCGACGCCACCGGACTGCTCTGGGCGGCACCGCAGTTGCAGGAGGCCGTCGCCGAGCGGGAGGGGCGGACCTTCGGGGCACGACGGCGCGGCGGCGAGGCCCCGCTGCGCCACAGCGGCAACGTCGTCCTGGTCGACGACGTGAGCGGCAGCTACTGGAGCCAGATTCTGGCGAAAGCAATCTGCGGGCCGATGGCGCGTCGGACGCTCGACATCGTGCCCTCGACGGTGGCGACCTGGGAGGAGTGGCGACGCGACCACCCCGACACGGCGGTCCTGCTCCCGCCCCCGCACTCTGGGACGGTCAGGGGCGGGACGGTGGCGGACGGATAG
- a CDS encoding MBL fold metallo-hydrolase gives MSEDSYPDPPTDVPAVDPATLQSWLDAGEPVRLLDVRDRDELDQWRIEGDSVTATHIPYAKFMAAKVRDTVADLGADVDGDGPMTVVCGRGEASDFVAGLLTEAGFDARNLAGGMDAWGQLYQATELSTDGATVVQYRRPSSGCLAYMVVDGDEAVVVDPLAAFTDRYVADAEERGAEVVAVVDTHVHADHVSGLRALSEATGARRVLPEAAVERGVTFDAETIADGDEIPVGGTAIQVRALPGHTTGMAGLVVGGVLLSGDSLFLDSVARPDLQDGTDIESLARDLYASLTERLADLPDGTVLAPGHYDDGDERAGDGSYTALLGDVRERVGVFGMDEQRFVDRVTGELPPQPANAERIVPINLGQETVEDDEALELELGPNNCAAGPVEAD, from the coding sequence ATGAGCGAGGACAGCTATCCGGACCCGCCGACGGACGTGCCGGCAGTCGACCCCGCGACGCTCCAGTCGTGGCTCGACGCGGGCGAGCCGGTCCGGCTGCTCGACGTCCGCGACCGGGACGAACTCGACCAGTGGCGCATCGAGGGCGACTCGGTCACGGCCACGCACATCCCCTACGCGAAGTTCATGGCGGCCAAAGTCAGGGACACCGTCGCCGACCTGGGTGCCGACGTCGACGGCGACGGGCCCATGACCGTCGTCTGCGGCCGCGGCGAGGCCAGCGACTTCGTCGCCGGCCTGCTGACGGAGGCGGGGTTCGACGCCCGGAACCTCGCCGGCGGGATGGACGCCTGGGGACAGCTCTACCAGGCCACCGAACTGTCGACCGACGGCGCGACCGTCGTCCAGTACCGCCGCCCCTCCAGCGGTTGCCTGGCCTACATGGTCGTCGACGGCGACGAAGCGGTCGTCGTCGACCCGCTGGCGGCCTTCACTGACCGCTACGTCGCCGACGCCGAGGAGCGCGGTGCGGAGGTCGTCGCAGTCGTGGACACGCACGTCCACGCCGACCACGTCAGCGGCCTGCGCGCGCTCTCGGAGGCGACGGGCGCACGGCGCGTCCTCCCCGAGGCGGCCGTCGAGCGCGGCGTCACCTTCGACGCGGAGACGATCGCCGACGGCGACGAGATTCCGGTCGGCGGGACGGCCATCCAGGTCCGCGCGCTCCCGGGGCACACCACCGGCATGGCAGGGCTGGTCGTCGGGGGCGTGTTGCTCTCCGGCGACTCGCTGTTCCTCGACAGCGTCGCCCGCCCGGACCTCCAGGACGGGACCGACATCGAGAGCCTCGCGCGGGACCTGTACGCCTCGCTGACCGAGCGACTGGCGGACCTGCCCGACGGGACCGTACTGGCTCCGGGCCACTACGACGACGGCGACGAGCGCGCGGGCGACGGGAGCTACACCGCGTTGCTGGGCGACGTGCGCGAACGCGTCGGCGTCTTCGGGATGGACGAGCAGCGGTTCGTCGACCGCGTGACGGGCGAACTGCCGCCGCAACCGGCCAACGCCGAGCGTATCGTTCCCATCAATCTCGGGCAGGAGACGGTCGAGGACGACGAGGCGCTGGAACTGGAACTCGGGCCGAACAACTGCGCGGCGGGGCCGGTCGAGGCGGACTGA
- a CDS encoding ABC transporter permease, which translates to MSDDGRTDGGTAAETGTGVETGTDTSQGTAGTRGFRTLLRREILRFVRRPRNTFIPPMITNVLYFAVFGVVLGGRIDRIAGFQYIVFILPGLVVLGAISNAFENSSFSIFHGRWNDYIEAVLTSPLSHRAMVAAYLVASAVRGILVGAIIAAVGVGFLLATGTTLPIAHPVYLATFIVLISVLFAGFGVIGGLWARDFDYLTVLNQFIIRPLVFFGGVFYALDALPEPYRTLSLLNPMVHMVNGVRYGFLGYSDVPVNLALGALAALTVVVVALNVWLFRRGYGLVE; encoded by the coding sequence ATGAGCGACGACGGCCGCACCGACGGGGGAACGGCCGCAGAGACCGGGACCGGCGTCGAGACGGGAACCGACACGTCGCAGGGGACCGCCGGCACGCGGGGCTTTCGCACCCTGCTGCGCCGGGAGATTCTCCGGTTCGTCCGCCGGCCGCGCAACACGTTCATCCCGCCGATGATAACGAACGTGCTGTACTTCGCCGTCTTCGGCGTCGTCCTCGGGGGTCGCATCGACCGCATCGCCGGCTTCCAGTACATAGTCTTCATCCTCCCCGGCCTGGTCGTCCTCGGGGCCATCTCCAACGCCTTCGAGAACTCCTCCTTCTCCATCTTCCACGGCCGCTGGAACGACTACATCGAGGCGGTCCTCACGTCGCCGCTCTCCCATCGCGCGATGGTCGCGGCGTACCTCGTCGCCTCGGCGGTGCGGGGCATCCTCGTCGGGGCCATCATCGCCGCCGTCGGCGTGGGCTTCCTGCTCGCGACGGGGACGACGCTGCCGATTGCGCACCCGGTCTATCTGGCCACGTTCATCGTCCTCATCTCGGTGCTCTTCGCGGGCTTCGGCGTCATCGGCGGCCTCTGGGCGCGCGACTTCGACTACCTCACGGTGCTCAACCAGTTCATCATCCGCCCGCTGGTGTTCTTCGGCGGCGTCTTCTACGCGCTGGACGCCCTGCCGGAACCCTACCGGACGCTCTCGCTGCTCAATCCGATGGTACACATGGTCAACGGCGTCCGCTACGGCTTCCTGGGGTATTCGGACGTGCCGGTGAACCTCGCGCTGGGGGCGCTCGCTGCGCTCACGGTGGTCGTCGTCGCGCTCAACGTCTGGCTGTTCCGCCGGGGCTACGGCCTCGTCGAGTGA